The Paracoccus sp. MC1862 genome includes a window with the following:
- the pheS gene encoding phenylalanine--tRNA ligase subunit alpha encodes MTDPDSLRSTWLARVAEAEGVTALEEVRLAALGKKGEIALKMRELGKMTSEERQTTGAALNRVKDEIDAALRARKLALEDAALDARLAGEWLDVTLPGRPRPAGTIHPVSQVMDEVTAIFADMGFAVAEGPQVESDWYNFDALNIPPEHPARQEHDTFFMARATGDTRPPHVLRTHTSPVQIRAMEAMGAPIRIICPGRVYRMDMDQTHTPMFHQVEGLAIGRDISMANLKWTLEEFCRAFFEVDQVELRFRASHFPFTEPSAEVDIRCDWSGGQLKIGQGESWLEILGSGMVHPKVLQAGGIDPAEWQGFAFGMGIDRIAMLKYGIPDLRAFFESDLRWLRHYGFAAGDVPSVSGGLSR; translated from the coding sequence ATGACCGACCCCGACAGCTTGCGTTCCACCTGGCTTGCCCGCGTCGCCGAGGCCGAAGGCGTCACGGCGCTGGAGGAGGTCCGTCTGGCGGCCCTCGGCAAGAAGGGCGAGATCGCGCTGAAGATGCGCGAACTGGGCAAGATGACCTCCGAGGAGCGGCAGACCACAGGCGCCGCCCTCAACCGCGTCAAGGACGAGATCGACGCCGCGCTCCGCGCCCGCAAGCTGGCGCTGGAAGACGCGGCGCTGGACGCGCGCCTTGCGGGCGAGTGGCTGGACGTGACTCTGCCCGGCCGCCCGCGCCCGGCTGGCACCATCCACCCCGTGTCACAGGTCATGGACGAAGTCACCGCCATCTTCGCCGACATGGGATTCGCCGTGGCCGAGGGGCCGCAGGTCGAATCCGACTGGTACAACTTCGACGCGCTCAACATCCCGCCCGAACATCCCGCGCGGCAGGAACACGACACCTTCTTCATGGCCCGCGCGACAGGCGACACCCGCCCGCCCCATGTCCTGCGCACCCATACCTCGCCCGTCCAGATCCGCGCGATGGAGGCGATGGGCGCCCCTATCCGCATCATCTGCCCCGGCCGCGTCTATCGCATGGACATGGACCAGACCCACACGCCCATGTTCCACCAGGTCGAGGGGCTGGCGATCGGGCGGGACATCTCGATGGCCAACCTGAAATGGACGCTGGAGGAATTCTGCCGCGCCTTCTTCGAGGTCGATCAGGTCGAGCTGCGCTTCCGCGCCTCGCATTTCCCCTTCACCGAGCCCTCGGCCGAGGTGGACATCCGCTGCGACTGGTCCGGCGGCCAGTTGAAGATCGGGCAGGGGGAAAGCTGGCTGGAGATACTGGGCAGCGGCATGGTCCATCCCAAGGTGCTGCAGGCCGGGGGGATCGACCCCGCCGAGTGGCAGGGCTTCGCCTTTGGCATGGGCATCGACCGGATCGCGATGCTGAAATACGGCATCCCCGACCTGCGGGCGTTCTTTGAGAGCGATTTGCGCTGGCTGCGGCATTACGGGTTTGCGGCGGGGGATGTGCCGAGTGTGAGTGGGGGACTGTCGCGGTGA
- a CDS encoding xanthine dehydrogenase family protein subunit M, producing MIPFTYQRAGDEVAALAAQGRFIAGGTNLLDLMKLEIERPPALVDINPLPLAGISEEAEGLRIGAMVRNAELAADARVRRDWPLLSRAILSGASPQIRNRASTGGNLLQRTRCPYFYDLDARCNKREPGSGCDAIGGRNRNLAILGASENCIATFPGDMAVALVALDAQMEITSPSGVRTIPVAEFHRLPGDHPERDTVLEPGELIRAVLLPAPTGGIQIYRKVRDRRSYAFALVSVALDLTIEEGQIARLALAIGGVAAKPWRVPQAEAALTGTGGDAAAVDAAADIILQDAQGQGDNDFKIPLLRRTLHAAMRQALDGRKVA from the coding sequence ATGATCCCCTTCACCTACCAGCGCGCGGGCGACGAGGTTGCGGCTCTGGCCGCACAAGGCCGCTTCATCGCCGGGGGCACCAACCTTCTGGACCTGATGAAGCTGGAAATCGAGCGTCCGCCGGCGCTGGTGGACATCAATCCCCTGCCCTTGGCCGGGATTTCCGAAGAGGCCGAGGGCCTGCGGATCGGCGCCATGGTCCGCAATGCCGAACTGGCGGCGGACGCGCGGGTACGCCGGGACTGGCCGCTTCTGTCCCGCGCGATCCTGTCGGGGGCCAGCCCCCAGATCCGCAACCGCGCCTCGACCGGCGGCAACCTGCTGCAGCGGACGAGGTGCCCGTATTTCTACGACCTCGACGCCCGTTGCAACAAGCGCGAGCCGGGGTCGGGCTGCGATGCCATCGGCGGGCGGAACCGCAACCTCGCCATTCTTGGCGCCTCTGAAAACTGCATCGCCACCTTCCCCGGCGACATGGCGGTGGCGCTGGTGGCGCTGGACGCACAGATGGAAATCACCAGCCCCTCAGGGGTGCGGACGATCCCGGTGGCCGAATTCCACCGCCTGCCGGGCGATCATCCCGAACGCGACACCGTGCTGGAACCGGGCGAACTGATCCGTGCCGTCCTGCTGCCTGCGCCCACCGGCGGCATCCAGATCTACCGCAAGGTCCGCGACCGGCGCAGCTATGCCTTTGCGCTGGTCTCGGTCGCGCTGGACCTGACGATCGAGGAGGGGCAGATCGCCCGGCTGGCGCTGGCCATCGGCGGGGTCGCCGCAAAGCCCTGGCGGGTGCCCCAGGCCGAGGCCGCCCTGACCGGCACCGGCGGCGATGCCGCCGCCGTTGACGCCGCCGCCGACATCATCCTGCAGGACGCGCAGGGACAGGGCGACAATGATTTCAAGATCCCGCTGCTGCGCCGCACGCTGCATGCGGCCATGCGGCAGGCCCTGGACGGCAGAAAGGTTGCGTGA
- a CDS encoding 2Fe-2S iron-sulfur cluster-binding protein has protein sequence MQISLTINGQPRELEIDDPRVTLLDLLRQRLDLTGTKKGCDHGQCGACTVLLDGQRINSCLTLAVMHDGAAITTIEGLGTPEAMSDLQRAFVTHDGMQCGYCTPGQIVSATAMLEEAARGWPSAVSPDLTAPTFDEEEVRERMSGNLCRCSCYPNIVDAIRSVAEDAA, from the coding sequence ATGCAGATCAGCCTGACCATCAACGGCCAGCCGCGCGAGCTTGAGATCGACGACCCGCGCGTGACCCTGCTGGACCTGCTGCGCCAGCGTCTGGACCTGACCGGGACCAAGAAGGGCTGCGACCACGGCCAATGCGGCGCCTGCACGGTGCTGCTGGACGGCCAGCGGATCAATTCCTGCCTGACGCTGGCCGTCATGCACGACGGGGCCGCCATCACCACCATCGAGGGGCTGGGCACGCCCGAGGCGATGTCGGACCTGCAGCGCGCCTTTGTCACCCACGACGGGATGCAATGCGGCTATTGCACGCCGGGGCAGATCGTCTCGGCCACCGCCATGCTGGAGGAAGCCGCCCGCGGCTGGCCCAGCGCCGTCAGCCCCGATCTGACCGCACCGACCTTCGACGAGGAGGAGGTGAGGGAAAGGATGTCGGGGAACCTCTGCCGCTGTTCCTGTTATCCGAACATCGTTGATGCGATCCGCAGCGTGGCGGAGGATGCGGCATGA
- the pheT gene encoding phenylalanine--tRNA ligase subunit beta: protein MKLTLSWLRDHLDTTATLTEITDALTDLGLEVEEVVDPAAKLASFTLARIEHAEPHPDADRLRVLRVATDEGEKQIVCGAPNARAGLVGVLAKPGDYVPGIDTTLGVGKIRGIESHGMMASERELELSDEHDGIIELPSGRVGQRFVDWLAENAPDRIDPMIHIKITPNRPDALGVRGIARDLAARGLGRLKPLEVQAVAGSFDSLLGVTIEPDVLDRAPHFAGRLIRGVTNGPSPDWLQQRLRAIGLRPISALVDITNLFTFDLNRPLHVFDAAKVQGDLTVRGAREGESLLALDGKTYALRAGDLVIADENGPESLAGIMGGEASGVTEVTTDVFLESAYWQPIGIAATGRALKINSDARYRFERGVDPAFTRDGLELATRLILDLCGGEASHVVETGAAPDHARAYRLDPARTQSLVGLDIPEAEQRATLEALGFRLEGAMAHVPSWRPDVQGEADLVEEIARIASLSRLQGQPLPRPRAGVPQPVLTPLQRRESAARRMAAALGYNECVTYSFIDQPSAALFGGGSEAVRIENPISSEMTHLRPDLLPGLLAAAARNQARGFMDLSLFEVGPVFTGGEPGEQAVQLSGLLVGGNAPRDPHGSRRAVDIYDAKADAEAILSAIGAPARAQIDRKLDGWWHPGRAGNIALGPKRLATFGEVHPRILKALDVKGPAVAFTVHLANVPLPKVKTPTRPALEISDLQAVERDFAFVVDNRVEALALVNAAQGADKALVERVTVFDEFKGERAEAQMGAGKKSIALTVRLQPKGKTLTDADIEAVAAKIVEKVGKATGGTLRG from the coding sequence ATGAAACTCACCCTCTCCTGGCTCCGTGACCATCTCGACACCACGGCGACCCTGACCGAGATCACCGACGCGCTGACCGACCTCGGGCTCGAGGTCGAGGAGGTCGTCGATCCCGCCGCGAAGCTTGCCTCCTTCACCCTTGCCCGGATCGAACATGCCGAGCCGCATCCCGACGCCGACCGGCTGCGGGTGCTGCGGGTAGCCACCGACGAGGGCGAAAAGCAGATCGTCTGCGGCGCGCCGAATGCGCGGGCGGGGCTGGTCGGCGTGCTGGCGAAGCCCGGCGACTATGTGCCGGGGATCGACACGACCCTTGGCGTCGGCAAGATCCGCGGGATCGAGAGCCACGGCATGATGGCCTCGGAACGCGAGCTTGAGCTTTCCGACGAGCATGACGGCATCATCGAACTGCCCTCGGGCCGGGTCGGGCAGCGCTTCGTGGACTGGCTGGCCGAGAACGCGCCGGACAGGATCGACCCGATGATCCACATCAAGATCACCCCGAACCGCCCCGACGCGCTGGGCGTGCGGGGGATCGCCCGCGACCTCGCCGCGCGGGGGCTGGGCAGGCTGAAGCCGCTGGAGGTTCAGGCCGTTGCGGGCAGTTTCGACAGCCTCCTCGGCGTGACGATCGAGCCGGACGTGCTGGACCGCGCCCCGCATTTCGCGGGCCGGCTGATCCGGGGCGTGACGAACGGCCCCTCGCCGGACTGGCTGCAGCAGCGTCTGCGCGCCATCGGGCTGCGGCCGATCTCGGCGCTGGTCGATATCACCAACCTCTTCACCTTCGACCTGAACCGCCCGCTGCATGTCTTCGATGCGGCCAAAGTCCAAGGCGACCTGACCGTGCGCGGCGCGCGGGAAGGGGAAAGCCTGCTCGCGCTCGACGGCAAGACCTATGCCCTGCGCGCGGGCGACCTTGTGATCGCGGACGAGAACGGCCCCGAAAGCCTCGCCGGGATCATGGGCGGCGAGGCCTCGGGCGTGACCGAGGTGACCACCGATGTCTTCCTCGAAAGCGCCTACTGGCAGCCCATCGGCATCGCGGCGACGGGCCGGGCGCTGAAGATCAACTCGGACGCCCGCTACCGCTTCGAACGCGGCGTGGACCCTGCCTTCACCCGCGACGGGCTGGAACTGGCAACGCGGCTGATCCTCGATCTCTGCGGGGGCGAGGCCAGCCACGTGGTCGAGACCGGCGCTGCCCCGGACCATGCCCGCGCCTACCGGCTGGACCCGGCGCGGACCCAGAGCCTTGTCGGGCTGGACATCCCCGAAGCCGAGCAGCGCGCCACGCTGGAGGCGCTGGGCTTCCGGCTGGAGGGCGCCATGGCCCATGTGCCAAGCTGGCGCCCGGACGTGCAGGGCGAGGCCGATCTGGTCGAGGAAATCGCCCGCATCGCCAGCCTCTCGCGCCTGCAGGGCCAGCCCCTGCCGCGCCCCCGCGCGGGCGTGCCGCAGCCGGTGCTGACCCCCCTGCAGCGCCGCGAGTCCGCCGCCCGGCGGATGGCGGCGGCGCTGGGCTACAACGAATGCGTGACCTACAGCTTCATCGACCAGCCCTCGGCCGCGCTGTTCGGCGGCGGGTCCGAGGCGGTGCGGATCGAGAACCCGATCTCGTCGGAAATGACCCACCTGCGCCCCGACCTGCTGCCCGGCCTGCTGGCGGCGGCTGCCCGCAACCAGGCGCGCGGTTTCATGGACCTGTCGCTGTTCGAGGTCGGCCCCGTCTTCACCGGCGGCGAGCCGGGCGAGCAGGCCGTGCAGCTTTCCGGCCTGCTGGTTGGGGGGAACGCCCCCCGCGACCCGCATGGCTCTCGCCGCGCGGTGGACATCTATGACGCCAAGGCCGATGCCGAGGCGATCCTCTCCGCCATCGGCGCGCCTGCCCGCGCCCAGATCGACCGCAAGCTCGACGGCTGGTGGCACCCCGGCCGCGCCGGCAACATCGCGCTGGGGCCTAAGCGGCTGGCGACGTTCGGAGAGGTCCACCCCCGCATCCTCAAGGCGCTGGACGTCAAGGGACCGGCGGTCGCCTTCACCGTCCATCTCGCCAACGTGCCGCTGCCCAAGGTCAAGACCCCCACGCGCCCTGCGCTGGAGATCAGCGACCTGCAGGCGGTGGAACGCGACTTCGCCTTCGTCGTGGACAACCGCGTCGAGGCGCTGGCGCTGGTCAACGCGGCGCAAGGCGCCGACAAGGCGCTGGTCGAACGTGTCACCGTCTTCGACGAGTTCAAGGGCGAGCGGGCCGAGGCGCAGATGGGCGCGGGCAAGAAATCCATCGCCCTGACCGTCCGCCTGCAGCCGAAAGGCAAGACCCTGACCGACGCGGACATCGAGGCGGTCGCGGCGAAGATCGTCGAGAAGGTGGGGAAGGCCACGGGGGGAACCCTGCGCGGCTGA
- a CDS encoding DUF2513 domain-containing protein: MKRDIDQIRSILFEMESSRYNHFEERLALNGILERGTDTEKGRANQVRAEHVRWMIDDGLLSLVSGCSNYVRVTAKGCDFLDAVRDEGVWERTKRQVAEIGGNTTIEFVRTLAVGFLRKQVEQRAGLVL, translated from the coding sequence GTGAAGCGCGATATAGACCAAATTCGCTCCATTCTTTTTGAAATGGAAAGCTCTCGGTATAACCACTTTGAGGAGCGGCTTGCCCTAAATGGTATTCTTGAGCGGGGAACTGACACCGAAAAGGGGCGCGCCAACCAAGTTCGCGCTGAGCACGTCCGGTGGATGATCGACGATGGACTGCTATCTTTGGTGAGTGGCTGCAGCAACTATGTTCGGGTTACGGCTAAAGGATGTGACTTCCTTGATGCTGTTCGGGACGAAGGTGTATGGGAGCGGACCAAGCGGCAGGTGGCAGAAATTGGCGGGAACACCACGATAGAATTCGTTAGGACTCTGGCAGTCGGTTTTCTCCGAAAGCAGGTTGAGCAGCGGGCGGGACTAGTTCTGTGA
- a CDS encoding cytochrome P450 has product MDIATRLPPRVPLASRPLGILGSALTARRNVLELIPELALRQPMVSGKLGIRWHMVMDPDALRRVLKDRPEDYPKSTVTRMILEPAIGDSLFIAEGAQWRWQRLAAAPAFAARHVEALAPVMTAAAEASAARIAAAPQPFDAFAEMIAVTFDVISDVTFSGDNAFDRDAVHHAIDRYIASTARVSVLDVLGAPPWVPRPGRMISGNALKRTKKLADQAIAERARRGPRVPPDLLDLLQSGVDPETGRSMNPSELRDNLLTFIVAGHETTALTLSWALYLCAFDPAVQARAAAESQAAGPRITAADLPRLPYVQQVVQETLRLYPPAAFLSRTARKADTLGGRQIQPGDTVMLPIYALHRHHLLWDNPDAFDPERFAPGIERDRFAFLPFGGGPRICIGANFALQEAAIILATLLSRFDFALVHGRDPRPRMILTLRPEGGVWLRATPR; this is encoded by the coding sequence ATGGACATCGCCACCCGCCTGCCGCCCCGCGTTCCCCTCGCCTCGCGCCCGCTGGGCATCCTCGGCTCGGCCCTGACCGCCCGGCGCAACGTGCTGGAACTGATCCCGGAACTCGCCCTGCGCCAGCCGATGGTGTCGGGCAAGCTGGGCATCCGCTGGCACATGGTCATGGACCCCGACGCCCTGCGCCGCGTGCTGAAGGACCGGCCCGAGGATTACCCCAAGTCCACCGTCACCCGGATGATCCTGGAACCCGCCATCGGCGACAGCCTGTTCATCGCCGAAGGCGCGCAGTGGCGCTGGCAGCGGCTCGCCGCCGCCCCCGCCTTTGCCGCCCGCCATGTCGAGGCGCTGGCCCCGGTGATGACCGCCGCCGCCGAGGCATCCGCCGCCCGCATCGCCGCGGCCCCCCAACCCTTCGACGCCTTTGCCGAGATGATCGCCGTGACCTTCGACGTCATCAGCGACGTCACCTTTTCCGGCGACAACGCCTTTGACCGCGACGCCGTCCACCATGCCATCGACCGCTACATCGCCTCGACCGCGCGGGTGTCGGTGCTGGACGTGCTGGGCGCACCCCCTTGGGTGCCGCGTCCGGGGCGGATGATTTCGGGCAACGCGCTGAAGCGGACCAAGAAGCTCGCCGACCAGGCCATCGCCGAGCGCGCCCGCCGAGGCCCCCGCGTGCCGCCCGACCTTCTGGATCTGCTGCAGTCCGGCGTGGACCCGGAAACGGGACGGTCCATGAACCCCTCGGAACTGCGCGACAACCTGCTGACCTTTATCGTCGCGGGGCACGAGACGACGGCGCTGACGCTGTCCTGGGCGCTTTACCTCTGCGCCTTCGATCCCGCCGTGCAGGCCCGCGCCGCGGCCGAGTCGCAGGCGGCCGGTCCCCGCATCACCGCCGCCGACCTGCCGCGCCTGCCCTATGTCCAGCAGGTCGTGCAGGAAACGCTGCGCCTTTACCCGCCCGCCGCCTTCCTGTCCCGGACAGCGCGGAAAGCCGACACGCTGGGCGGCCGCCAGATCCAGCCCGGCGACACCGTCATGCTGCCGATCTATGCCCTGCACCGCCACCACCTATTGTGGGACAACCCCGACGCCTTCGACCCCGAGCGCTTCGCCCCCGGCATCGAGCGTGACCGCTTCGCCTTCCTGCCCTTCGGCGGCGGCCCCCGCATCTGCATCGGCGCGAACTTTGCCCTGCAGGAGGCCGCGATCATCCTTGCCACGCTGCTCTCCCGCTTCGACTTCGCGCTGGTGCACGGTCGCGACCCGCGCCCCCGGATGATCCTGACCCTGCGCCCCGAAGGCGGCGTCTGGCTGCGCGCCACGCCGCGCTAG
- a CDS encoding xanthine dehydrogenase family protein molybdopterin-binding subunit, with translation MRDAIELKLSHRMDAKDETNFLDTTAQGVIHAPLDRPDGPLKATGRATYADEDHPEGTVYGFFVRSPIGKGFVTGMNKPELMAMPGVLAVLRDDRMLQTPAQGQAGKAPMRGPSEILYVGQPIALVVAETFEQARHAALNARPELIERKPTVSAEPSDYATPKAKQSAQGDLDRAMTEAAHRLNVAYTTPSMTHAAMEPHAAVAWWEDGRLTVRGSYQMLKFNKAELADALGVRAKDVRILSPFVGGGFGSKLGISHEAVAAAIAAKKLGRPVAIALHRRNVCEATTRRSESRQRVRLAADAEGRLTGFGHEAWVSSLPGESFSEPVTQASPFTYAGENRVVGHHVASLNVTNAGSMRAPGEAIGVPVIECAMDELAEATGIDPIELRLRNIPEDEPGTGRAYSSHRMADCLRAGAEAFGWDQRQPAGTRREGEWLVGIGMATAVRVNMLQESEATVILNPDGTARVETDMTDIGTGSYAILTQIVAEALGLPMDRVTTVLGDSELPPASGSGGSFGAASAGSSVLLAAQAVRAEIARRLEVDPGELTLKDGAAIAGNRILPLAEILDGDSLKAKGHIQPGLAEKTVRQASWGAQFAEVAVSALTGEVRVRRLSATFATGRILNEKTARSQCIGGMIFGLGAALMEEVQHDPRDGHFVNRDLAEYHVPANLDVPHIDVTFLPDRDPYANPMQAKGIGEVAICGTAGAILNAIHNATGVRIRDFPATPDKLIAHLPMT, from the coding sequence ATGCGCGATGCCATCGAACTGAAGCTGTCCCACCGGATGGATGCCAAGGACGAGACGAACTTCCTCGACACCACGGCGCAGGGGGTGATCCATGCGCCGCTGGATCGTCCTGACGGGCCGCTGAAGGCCACCGGCCGCGCGACCTATGCCGACGAGGATCACCCCGAGGGCACGGTCTACGGCTTCTTCGTCCGCAGCCCCATCGGCAAGGGCTTCGTCACCGGCATGAACAAACCCGAGCTGATGGCGATGCCGGGCGTTCTGGCGGTGCTGCGCGACGACCGGATGCTGCAGACCCCGGCGCAGGGCCAGGCGGGCAAGGCGCCGATGCGGGGACCGTCCGAGATCCTTTATGTCGGCCAGCCCATCGCGCTGGTCGTGGCCGAAACCTTTGAGCAGGCGCGTCATGCCGCGCTGAACGCGCGCCCCGAGCTGATCGAGCGCAAGCCCACGGTCAGCGCCGAGCCTTCCGACTATGCCACCCCAAAGGCCAAGCAATCGGCGCAGGGCGATCTGGACCGCGCCATGACCGAGGCCGCGCATCGGCTGAACGTGGCCTACACGACCCCCTCGATGACCCATGCCGCAATGGAACCCCATGCCGCCGTCGCCTGGTGGGAAGACGGCAGGCTGACGGTGCGCGGGTCGTACCAGATGCTCAAGTTCAACAAGGCCGAGCTGGCGGATGCGCTGGGTGTGCGGGCGAAGGATGTCCGCATCCTGTCGCCCTTCGTCGGCGGCGGCTTCGGCAGCAAGCTTGGCATCTCGCACGAGGCGGTGGCGGCGGCCATCGCGGCGAAGAAGCTGGGTCGGCCGGTCGCCATCGCCCTGCACCGGCGCAATGTCTGCGAGGCGACCACGCGGCGGTCGGAATCGCGCCAGCGGGTGCGGCTGGCGGCGGATGCCGAGGGGCGGCTGACCGGCTTCGGGCATGAGGCCTGGGTGTCCTCGCTGCCGGGGGAGTCGTTCTCGGAGCCGGTGACGCAAGCCTCGCCCTTTACCTATGCGGGCGAGAACCGGGTGGTCGGCCACCATGTCGCCTCGTTGAACGTGACCAACGCGGGGTCCATGCGGGCGCCGGGCGAGGCGATCGGCGTGCCGGTCATCGAATGCGCGATGGACGAACTGGCCGAGGCCACGGGGATCGATCCCATCGAGCTGCGGCTGCGGAACATCCCGGAGGACGAGCCGGGCACCGGTCGCGCCTATTCCTCGCACCGGATGGCGGACTGCCTGCGCGCGGGGGCCGAGGCTTTCGGCTGGGACCAGCGCCAGCCTGCGGGCACCCGGCGCGAGGGCGAATGGCTGGTGGGCATCGGCATGGCGACCGCGGTGCGGGTCAACATGCTGCAGGAATCCGAGGCCACGGTGATCCTGAACCCCGACGGCACTGCGCGGGTCGAAACCGACATGACCGACATCGGCACCGGCAGCTACGCGATCCTGACCCAGATCGTGGCCGAAGCGCTGGGCTTGCCCATGGACCGGGTGACGACAGTGCTGGGGGACAGCGAACTGCCGCCCGCCTCGGGTTCGGGCGGGTCGTTCGGGGCGGCTTCCGCGGGATCGTCGGTGCTGCTGGCGGCGCAGGCGGTCCGGGCAGAGATCGCAAGGCGGCTGGAGGTAGACCCCGGGGAACTGACGCTGAAAGACGGCGCGGCCATCGCCGGGAACCGCATCCTGCCACTGGCCGAGATCCTTGACGGCGATTCGCTGAAGGCCAAGGGCCATATCCAGCCGGGTCTTGCCGAAAAGACCGTGCGCCAGGCAAGCTGGGGCGCGCAATTCGCCGAGGTCGCCGTCAGCGCCCTGACCGGCGAGGTGCGGGTCCGCCGCCTTTCGGCCACCTTCGCGACAGGCCGCATCCTCAACGAGAAGACCGCCCGCTCGCAATGCATCGGCGGCATGATCTTCGGCCTCGGCGCTGCCCTGATGGAGGAGGTCCAGCACGATCCCCGCGACGGCCATTTCGTCAATCGCGATCTCGCGGAATACCACGTCCCCGCCAACCTGGACGTGCCGCATATCGACGTGACCTTCCTGCCCGACCGCGATCCTTACGCGAATCCCATGCAGGCCAAGGGCATCGGCGAGGTCGCCATCTGCGGCACCGCCGGCGCGATCCTGAACGCGATCCACAACGCGACGGGCGTGCGGATCAGGGATTTCCCGGCCACGCCCGACAAGCTGATCGCGCATCTGCCGATGACCTGA
- a CDS encoding M10 family metallopeptidase C-terminal domain-containing protein: protein MSVLTPQQYAQRLMTSLYSDGVTRTMRPGSDGAIGVNITDLTGQEKWLARAALGEIGEVTGLRFRETTGAAQITYSNDGTGANTRTTASGTTINKATVRISNDRVSDTDGYGSFAFRTYMHETLHALGLGHPQDYGRAREFSQSAIHNDSWQISLMSYFDQDENTRINATKAYQLTPMVADYLALKQMYGPATIHAGNTVYGVNSNAGGSLDVAASLGARAAFLIADSGGTDHVNFARSTAGQRIDLAAGAISDVMGAMGNMQIAPDTQIENATGGQGADRITGNGAANRLVGNAGNDLLYGRAGNDVLDGGAGNDKLWGEDGNDQLIGGAGNDSLYGGAGNDRLIESAGTNYLDGGTGNDVLIGGSGDDRLIGGAGSDSLSGNAGHDRLEGGDGGDRLFGQAGNDRIEGGGGHDIIIGGVGNDTLYGGAGNDDLAAEGGSDFLDGGAGNDLLRGGAGADRFVFNLGSDTIRNFDPVQDSINLSSFAGLDSWADVREQLAEAGNHVEFRQDGHALRIEWTRLSDLAADDFIW from the coding sequence GTGTCGGTTCTGACACCCCAGCAATATGCCCAGCGGCTGATGACCAGCCTTTACAGCGACGGCGTGACCCGGACGATGCGTCCGGGTTCCGACGGCGCGATCGGCGTCAACATCACCGACCTGACGGGGCAGGAGAAATGGCTTGCCCGCGCCGCCTTGGGCGAGATCGGCGAAGTGACCGGCCTGCGGTTCCGCGAGACCACGGGCGCGGCCCAGATCACCTACAGCAACGACGGAACCGGGGCGAACACCCGCACGACGGCCTCGGGAACGACCATCAACAAGGCTACCGTGCGGATCAGCAACGACCGGGTCAGTGACACGGACGGCTACGGCAGCTTCGCTTTCCGCACCTACATGCATGAGACGCTGCACGCCCTCGGGCTGGGCCATCCGCAGGATTATGGCCGGGCGCGCGAGTTCTCGCAGTCGGCCATCCACAATGACAGCTGGCAGATCAGCCTCATGTCCTATTTCGACCAGGACGAGAACACCCGGATCAACGCGACCAAGGCCTATCAATTGACGCCGATGGTGGCCGATTACCTTGCGCTGAAGCAGATGTATGGTCCCGCAACCATCCATGCCGGGAACACGGTCTACGGGGTGAACTCGAACGCGGGCGGTTCGCTGGATGTGGCGGCGAGCCTCGGCGCTCGGGCGGCCTTCCTGATCGCGGACAGCGGTGGAACCGATCATGTGAACTTCGCCAGAAGCACGGCGGGCCAGCGGATCGACCTTGCCGCCGGGGCGATCTCGGACGTCATGGGCGCGATGGGCAACATGCAGATCGCGCCCGACACGCAGATCGAGAACGCGACCGGCGGGCAGGGCGCCGACAGGATCACCGGCAACGGGGCCGCCAACCGGCTGGTCGGGAATGCCGGGAATGACCTGCTTTATGGCCGGGCCGGCAACGATGTCCTGGACGGCGGTGCCGGGAACGACAAGCTCTGGGGCGAGGATGGCAACGACCAGTTGATCGGCGGCGCCGGCAACGATTCGCTTTACGGCGGGGCCGGCAATGACCGCCTGATCGAATCGGCCGGAACGAATTATCTGGACGGTGGCACGGGCAATGACGTGCTGATCGGCGGCAGCGGCGATGACCGGCTGATCGGCGGCGCCGGCTCGGACAGCCTGTCGGGCAATGCCGGACACGACCGGCTGGAAGGCGGCGACGGCGGCGACCGGCTGTTCGGCCAAGCAGGCAACGACCGGATCGAGGGCGGCGGCGGCCATGACATCATCATTGGCGGCGTGGGCAACGACACCCTTTACGGTGGCGCCGGCAACGATGACCTCGCGGCCGAGGGCGGCAGCGACTTTCTCGACGGCGGTGCGGGCAATGACCTGCTGCGCGGGGGCGCTGGGGCAGATCGCTTCGTCTTCAACCTCGGCTCGGACACCATCCGCAACTTCGATCCCGTTCAGGACAGCATCAACCTGAGCAGCTTCGCCGGGCTGGATTCATGGGCCGATGTCCGCGAGCAGTTGGCCGAAGCCGGCAACCATGTCGAGTTCCGGCAGGACGGCCATGCGCTGCGCATCGAATGGACGAGGCTTTCGGACCTCGCCGCCGACGACTTCATCTGGTGA